The proteins below come from a single Haemorhous mexicanus isolate bHaeMex1 chromosome 20, bHaeMex1.pri, whole genome shotgun sequence genomic window:
- the CBX4 gene encoding E3 SUMO-protein ligase CBX4 — translation MELPAVGEHVFAVESIEKKRIRKGRVEYLVKWRGWSPKYNTWEPEENILDPRLLIAFQNRERQEQLMGYRKRGPKPKPLVVQLPSFARRSNILTGLQEPAVDTRPKLDLGSSGKSQQHQYELNSKKHHQYQPNGKESGMKHQSHSKGKYYYQLNSKKHHHYQPDPKMYEPHYQPSSKEPQGQACLDNNKAPLVAHPDKWAHGPAKNLLGPVKNLTAESKNGAEKNLSSGTGPPPRDRVASNGLGGKMKIVKNKNKNGRIVIVMSKYMENGMQAVKIKSGEAPRKRAAEERTPKKGGEEKVEAWRKPGEDRVVGSNAVSKAEGESRQPPAELEEGPQKTPLAKELPLPPAEQPLQLTTKPDLVPWSLSPVCEHSPSSMGLNLSSGSSRKRCLSEPHAEREPGKKRLTSRSISAPTCLSPPAPEPPAQPEVILLDSDLDEPIDLRCVKPRAEGELALAEVKPELPPPPPAEEPAPEPPQPQEAAEEEEEEEAESLQEFKPFFGNIIITDVTANCLTVTFKEYVTV, via the exons ATGGAGCTGCCGGCGGTGGGCGAGCACGTCTTCGCGGTGGAGAGCATCGAGAAGAAGCGGATCCGAAAG GGCAGAGTCGAGTACCTGGTGAAATGGAGGGGATGGTCGCCCAA ATATAACACGTGGGAGCCTGAGGAGAACATCCTGGACCCCCGGCTGCTCATCGCCTTCCAGAACAG GGAgcggcaggagcagctgatggGATACCGCAAACGGGGGCCCAAGCCGAAGCCGCTGGTCGTGCAG CTTCCGTCCTTCGCCCGCCGCTCCAACATCCTCACGGGGCTGCAGGAGCCGGCCGTGGACACCAGGCCCAAGCTGGACCTCGGCTCCTCTGGCaagagccagcagcaccagtATGAGCTCAACAGCAAGAAACACCACCAGTACCAGCCCAACGGCAAGGAGAGCGGCATGAAGCACCAGTCCCACAGCAAAGGGAAGTATTACTACCAGCTGAACAGCAAGAAGCACCACCACTACCAGCCCGACCCCAAGATGTACGAGCCCCATTACCAGCCCAGCAGCAAAGAGCCGCAGGGCCAGGCCTGCTTGGACAATAACAAGGCCCCCCTGGTCGCCCACCCAGACAAGTGGGCTCACGGCCCAGCCAAAAACTTGCTGGGCCCAGTCAAGAACCTCACGGCAGAGAGCAAAAATGGAGCTGAGAAGAACCTGTCCAGCGGTACTGGGCCTCCCCCCCGGGACAGGGTGGCCAGCAATGGCCTTGGGGGAAAGATGAAGATCGTcaagaacaaaaacaagaaTGGGCGCATTGTGATTGTGATGAGCAAGTACATGGAGAACGGCATGCAGGCGGTGAAGATCAAGTCTGGGGAGGCTCCCCGGAAGCGGGCTGCGGAGGAGAGGACTCCTAAGAagggtggggaggagaaggtggaggcTTGGAGGAAGCCAGGGGAGGACAGGGTGGTGGGCAGCAATGCCGTGAGCAAAGCGGAGGGCGAGAGCCGGCAGCCCCCTGCGGAGCTGGAGGAAGGTCCCCAAAAGACTCCCTTGGCCAAGGAGCTGCCCCTTCCTCCGGCGGAGCAGCCCTTGCAGCTCACTACCAAGCCGGACCTTGTGCCCTGGTCCTTGAGTCCGGTGTGCGAGCACAGCCCTTCCTCCATGGGACTGAACCTGTCCAGCGGCAGCTCGCGGAAGCGCTGCCTGTCGGAGCCGCACGCCGAGCGGGAGCCAGGCAAGAAGCGCCTGACCTCCCGCAGCATCAGCGCCCCCACCTGCCTCAGCCCCCCGGCCCCCGAGCCGCCCGCCCAGCCCGAGGTCATCCTGCTGGACTCGGACCTGGACGAGCCCATAGACTTGCGCTGCGTGAAGCCGCGGGCGGAGGGCGAGCTGGCCCTGGCGGAGGTGAAGCCGGAGCTGCCGCCACCGCCGCCGGCTGAGGAACCGGCCCCGGAGCCTCCGCAGCCCCAGGAGGCcgcagaggaggaggaagaggaggaggccGAGTCCCTGCAGGAGTTCAAGCCCTTCTTTGGGAATATAATTATCACAGATGTGACCGCAAACTGCCTGACTGTGACCTTCAAGGAGTACGTGACGGTGTGA